The DNA window AGGGTAATCCTTGATGGGACTTACAGAGAAAAGATGAGGAGACGGAGCACTTCTGCCCACACTTAGAACGTCATCTTGTATCATAATATACATGAGGTTTAGGTCTTGGACGAGACCTGCAACCACCGCTCTACTAAATCAGTAATTCCTGACTGTGCTTTAAACAACTGTCCCCATtccacagagaaaggcagaccTTATTCCTCATCAGGGAAGTTCTCTTTAAGATGGagggagaccattacagaaagtcaCAACCAATCAGAATACAGCATTGTGGAGCCAactggtacatttacaaaataccTTAGCACCTAGGGCTCGGGGAGCCTTttggaagagggagcagagaggttgtaaaagccagaggaacaggaagttttctgtgagactgtgtctcttagAAATGTCAGGAGCTGCATCCATGATGTCTCACCAAGTTGACCACCTAATCGTCAGCCCTACAAGGGATACAGcaatagccattttttttttaaagtgtacaaTTTAATGGCATCAAACGCATTGATAATGTTATATAGCTCCCAtcactttcccctttcctggaCTGTTTTATTGTTAAGGTACCACTGGGGTTGTTTTTAAAGGACttatttagattaaaaaaaaaaaaagatacacactAACAAGTGGACCTGGCCTGAGGTTTCCATTCATGTGTGAGAAACTCCGTCCGGCTTTTACTTTAAAGTTCTCCAGCCTCAGAGAATGAGTTGAGAAGTTGCACTTTTCCCATGTTTTGGAACGGTTTTGCCTCCAAGGAAATTGTTGGTTCCTTTCAAGTTGGTAGGAACTGACCCACATGTCATCCGGGCAGTATTAGAGAAAAATAGCCTGTGGTCTTCTTTATTCTACAATAACATTTCCTCcaccttcttcagtttcatgattAGATTCCCGGCAATCTATTATTATTCCATTTAGAAATGCTTAGCTATTTCTCATTTCACTGTGAAAGGCTTAAGTTTTATGTCTCTTGGCTGATAGGCCAGAGATTAATTAGTCTATGTAAtcaatttttatatgtatgtttccTAAGAATcaccttttattttgttaagtttactgtttgttttctacCTCACCAGCTTCTgctacacacacaacacacacacatacacacctcacattcacacaacacacatgtatacagcacacataacacacacatacacaacacacacatatacaacgcGTACAATGCACACAttcctcacatacacacaacatacgcatatacaacacacactcCTCACATTCACACAACACATGTAtacagcacacacaacacataacacacacaaaacacacaatatacacatctctcacatacacaaaacacacatatatacaacatacacacacacccctcaaatTCATACAATACACGTGTATACAGcaatcacaacacacacatacacacaacacacagacacatacaacacacacaacacacacaatacacacattcctcacatatacacaacacacacacacacacacacacatacaatacacatagacacagaacaGATACAAATCAAGATTGATGTGGGTGAATTTATGCTTTGTCCATCTTTAATACAAAAGTTGCTTAAAATAAAGTTtcaactaagcaaggctcataggggctcacagactgaagcagcaaccatAGAGCCTGCATGAGACTGCAGCAGGCCGTACTCGCTGTGGTTCTTtagcttggggtttttgttggaCTCCTAGCGATGGGAGCgaaggtgtctctgactcttctgcctgctccTGGGACCTGTTccctcttactgggttgccttagCTAGCCTTGATATGAGGTTACACGCCtggtcttattgcatcttgtaaTGCCAAGTTCAGTTGATGTCACTAggagggagtggatctgggggagaggggacattggggggaggctgggaggagtggagggagggaggaccgTGATCAGGATGCATGAGAGAaggcaaagttttttttttttttaaagaagttcaagaagctggggatggagctcagttgtTGACCATTGCCTAACATGGGCAAGGCCCTGTCTCCAATTCTCAGcactaaaagcaaaaaaaacaaaaacaaacaaacaaaacaaagaccatgTGGTAGGATTTTGATATAAATTTCTAATCCATTGACTTTTGGCCAAAGAATATAACATGTATGAATTTTGACCTCTGAAACTCATTgagttttgttgtatttttatctaaaacttttttttgtgAATATTGCAATTGTTTTAGCGCAGTGTGTATGTTTTCTGGTTGCTGGGCACACATTTGGTAGCTTTTCTATCAAGCTTCTTCATGTCTGTGTAGTCCTCTCTTACTTAATAGAGCAGTTTCAATGACAAAGTAAAACATGTCTCACTATAAAGTAGATTtacatacttttgtttttattttgggctTTGCCTTAAACCAAATGTTCTGTTGTCAGGTACATAGACTTTCAATATTGCTATTACTTTTttcagtcttatttatttattttacgtatatgaatGCTCTctctgcatgcacacctgcatgccagGAGAGGAAATCAGATCCTATTacggagggttgtgagccaccatgtgactaCTGGGTTaactcagggcctctgaaaggattctggaagagcagccagtacccttaaccgttgagccatctctccacccctgctATGTACTTTTGTTTGCAATTTTTATCACTTGGTATATTTTACCCTGAAATCCCTATAATCAGATATCAATAATACATCTTATACTGTCTTCTTCAAAAACAGCTTATCTGGAGATCTACAGTGACGGCTCAGTTAGGAAAGCACTtaccatacaagcatgaggacctaggtTGGGATCCGTGGAATCTCACAACAGTGCTGATGATGGCCCatgcctgtagttccagttctGGGCGGGCAGAGAAGGAGCTTGATCTCTGGAGCTTGTAGCCATACAGTCTAGTTGAGTTGATaaaccccaggttcagtgagagattgtctcaaaatagaatgtggagaaagattgaggaagatacccaatGTCTACCCCTGATACCTCCTCATACACaggtgcatacatgcatgtgaaccCACacttatatgtgcacacatggacacatacaaacacacacaaaaagattttaaaatatctttaagaacTTTATTGGTACATGACTGACATGCCATATAATTCACCATTGTACTGTGTGATTTGATGGTATCTCAGTGCATCCATAGTTGTGGCACAAGTTCCACAATTATAAAACGTCCTCATCATTCCAAATATccactctttgttttctttcagcttACCTTCTTCATATGACCTGTGGCTATTTCAGGAGACTAGCCTATCTGGATACTCGATATAAGGAGATCATGCCGTATGTGGTCTTTTGAGTctggtttctttctcttactGTAATGTTCTCAAGGTTCAGCCCTGCTACATACAAGGCTCATGTATGTGTTAATTAGCACTTTACTCCTTCTATTGCAAAAGACTGTCATTATATCCTTATATAGCTAGCTTGAATATAGCTTGTCCTTTCCAAACCTTCACTGTGAAGGTTTTTTCCTAAGAATCTGATCCATTTAGCGCTTACCTTTATGCTTAACATGCATTTTGCATTTATTCTTATATAATTCTTTTGTATATATTCAGTTGCCCTTCTATATTTTGTTGGTATGAACTATGGACCAGTACGCTTGAGAAGTTGGAGGAAAGATATTCTGTCACCTGTCACCTTTCCAGCAGGATAACTTACTATAGAGCCACGTTGAAAGTTTCCGTTAGTCTGCAGCCACACCCCCTCAATGGTCAGGATCTGTTCTGAAAGTTCCGTTATTCTCGGGTAAACTTAACAGCTCCATGCTGACTCTTCCATGGACCGAGTTGTTATCGATATGACATGATAGTCAAAAGCCAAGGCAAATAGCTCAAAAGATAATCAAGGTTTCTTATTAGCTTCCAATTTGAGGTCTGATGCATAAAGTCTGGCACTAGAATATTCTAATATGAGCCTCAACTCTCTAGAAGATTTAATGGCGTATAAGTTGCCATATTTGTCTTACAAAATGAAAAGTCAGTAGAACCCACACTATGTGAATTTGAATTACTATAGAGTGGTTCTTGTGCAGTTGGCACAGTGTCAAGAGTATAATGTGCCAAGAAAAAGATCCCCATTGTATATTCTGCCCAGATTTCATTTTGAgcttctagaaatttctattGCTACTAAACCAAAGTTAAAGGAACCTTTAACTTAATTCTCTAAAActcattattattcttattttgagGAATAGTTTAAGATATATGTAAGCAATGACCAATGAAACAatgctctaatcccagcacttgggaggcagaagcaaatgtATCTccgtaagttcgaggccagcctggtccacagaatgagttccagggcagccagggctacacagagaaaccctgtctggaaacaaaacaaaacaaaacaaaaaaacaaaaacaaaacccccaaacaacaacaagtTATTCAGAAAATCCCAGTTGACTAACCCACCATGCGCTTGAACAACTATATCCAATGTCAGTTCTGAATCACATTTGCCACCAGCATTGAAATTATTGGTCCTGTTTTGGACATTGGGACCTTTGATTCATTATAGAATTTATGTTAGGGTTGGTTTTCTGCGTCTTTTGTCACAGAAGTTTTTGCTTTAGTATTAAATAGGAAGCCTAAATTTTGGTATCTTTGTATTTGTAGCATAAAAAGGCCCTGTAGACGTGAGTTCCAGCGCTTCTATTGAAATAGCCATGACAGTAAGTATGGAGCTAAGTCTCATTGCTTCTGACTAACCCACAAAAGGATGAGATAATCTTTCTAAGATATTGAAGtcaatatttaatttcattatgaGTGGGGACAATAATGACCAATGTCACTGTGTTCAAATGCACTGAAACTCAGCAATACAATCGCTAGCTTTTTCTATCTCTGGAGGGACATCTTTCCACTTGTGCGACTCAGGAGTCCCAGATCCATTCTGATAGCTTGGACTGTGCAGGGTGAAACCTCTTAATGGTCCAGGTCACTCGAGTTACTGTTTTATGCTGGTACCCGGGACCTGGACTACTTCCTGAGAAGGTAGTGACTGACAGCCTTGGCTTCTTGCCCCTTGCAAGGTGAGCCTCGACCCTCGTCTTCAGCCCTAGGTCTGGCCATTCCTGCAGCGGTGGAGAGGGCAATGGTAAGTCCCACACGGTGTCCTGGGCTAACTCCTGCTTTCGAGTCAGCCAGGGTGCAAAGTGTCCGGGATGCACCAACCGAGCTCGGCGGGCAGCGCGATGGTGTCCGGGCGGGGCGGGCGCGGGTCCGAGCGGCCGAGGCGAGCGCGGGCGGAGCATGTGACCACGGCGCGCGGGGCTGGGCGCGCAGTGCCGcgcggtggcggcggcggggAGAGCAATGGAGGCCGCGGACGCTTGAGAGCCGGCCGCGCTGCTggggcggctgctgctgctgcggagGCTCGGCGGGCTGGGACGTTCCCGGGGCGCGCGGCGCTCGCCAATCGCTCTCTCCACGGCGGCGCCCTGCGAAACCGCAGGTGAGCTCCCCCTCGGTCGCGGGAACAGACAATGGGCAGCGGGTGGCTTCTCTCTCCGGCGGGGCCCGCGCGAGACTCCTACCTTACCCCGGGTGTGGGCTCGCACGGCCGGCGGAGGTCTTGGGGCGACGACCCCATGCGCGGCGCAGCCCCTCTCTTCTGGATCTGTGCGGGGCGTGCGCATCCCTGGGTCCCTGGGAGGAACCTGCGAGCGGACTGCACCCCGGGAACTTGCCGAGAGCGTGGGACTCGCTTAGCCCCGCGCTCCTTCCCGCGCCTTGTCCGGTTCCTGGGTCCCCAGAGCAGAGCCGGACCTCGCTAGCCAGGAGCTGAGACGCGGACACGCTCAGCCGGGTCCCCAGGCTGCATTGCTTTGTTTAACCTCTGTAGAGCCGATGCGCACAAACTCTTGTTGCCCCAGTTCTGATGATCTACCAGTTTGATGGCAGAGGCGAACAAAGGTTTCCCTCCCAGGGCTGGAGCCGGTCACCGCACGCCGCCGGGGCGTGAAATGGGCTCGCCTTATCTTCTTCCATCGCGGCTGTTTCCCCGCAGCTATAACCGCCCTTTCTTGCAGAGCTCTGTGGTGGCGAGATTGGACCTCTAACCCCTTGGATGCAGTGGGTGGAGTactatggcttttaaaaaaatgaaccgAGTATCAGCCAAGAACAGACGTTTGCATTTTATGTTAGACGTTTGCACACTTTCAATGGCTTTCCGAATTGTAGATTTCAAGGGGGAAATGTATATTTGAAGACATTGATTCAGTGTAGGGGGAGGGTGGAGAAAACCTAGTAACTGTGACCATGTGTTGTGAAATTTTAATATGGTTTTACGAATACAGGCCAGGAAACTGATCTGGCATTGGGTGtaggtgagggtgtgtgtgtgtgtgtgtgtgtgtgtgtgtgtgtgtgtgtgtgtgatggggaggTGGCAGCGATGGCAGGGGAGTGGTTAGAATACAAAGGATACAGCAGTTTTAGTAAAAGATTTTAGTAGCTATCTCGTGGCAAATAAGCAATTCATTAAATTGTCAGTTAAATCAATGTTCCCCCGTAAAAATTACCTCCAGTAGTTGTTGAATTATATAATAAGATGGCTAGCGGTCATTTGGCATTGTCTGTGACTCGGGTATCTGAATACAGTGATCGATTTTGAGTAATTTTTAAAGAGTCAACAAAAGGAAGGCACCTTGGCCACCACCCTTATTGCTTGGCTtacacccccacacccaccccccaaGAGAAAACTGCctataaggaaaaagaaattcaaggccagttttaaaaagaaacatttgaaaatgtatctTGAATTGGTTATATGGTTGCATTATGCTAACTCACAAATGTgtgtgggtgaggggtggggtccTGCAATAaaaccttattattattatttttaactattgttTACTTAAATTTTACtccaaagtttttgttttgagtcaccTGTGACAATTGAGAGACTTTCAAGACTTTTCAATATAAACAGAGCACTGAATTTGGAGCCAGGAAGGTAATGGTGCTGACATTAGAGttaggttaaaaacaaaattatacagtTCTTCATAATCTACAAAGCACTGTAACAGTAGAAGTTATTACTACTAGGCGGAAACTGCATTTTACGTTTTTCTTCTTATGCAATTTTGTAgcaatttttgttcattttatgtatgtttctatgtgtatgactcatgtgtgtgtatcgtgtatgtgtgcatgtgcccatctGTTCACATGTGCAGCTTCTGGAGGCTAACGCTCTCCATCATTCTCttccttgtattttgagacagggtctcttattgaaTTGAACCTGAAGCACATCAATTTGGCTGGATTGGCAGTCCAATGCCCCACCCTACCAGTACCTCCTTCATATGACTAGCTTTTACATATGTACTGAGgacccaaactcaagtccttgtgcTTGTACGGCAGGAGCCCAGTTATTGTCTGCTTTTACAATCTGTATATCTttcgttgttttttgtttgtttgtttgtttgattgttttgttttgagacagagtctcatttagccctggctggctttgaactcattattTAGCCAagcatggctttgaactcctgatcctcctgcttccacctccaggATGCTAAGATTGCTGGTGTGCGCCTCCACATCAAGCCGCAGTCTGTTTCTACCATGGCACAGAGTGGTATTCAATAGTTGGTGGTGGAAAGCACAAGCTagtgataaagaaaatgcaaatgaataaaatgcaCACTCGGGTACAGCTGGCTTACAGTGATAAGTATTTGCTGAAGACCTACTATGTGTCAAGAGCTTCAAAGCGTTTCCACCTGTGGTCCATGAAAGCCTAGAGCCTTGCTTTGACAGTCATAGTTGATATGCATATTCATGAAACATGGGGCCTTTCAGGTGGTCTCTGTGATGCCACCCTAAAGCTGAATAGGAACAGGAGGACATTTCACTTGTTGAGCATGGTTGTTTTTCACGGGCTCCTTGTGCAGAGGCAGGGCAGATGTTATCACTGCGATTTGTAGGTAAGGAAATCCAGACACAGTGGGATTAAATGACTTGCCAACTCTTGCCACTAAAGCAACTGTGCCAGGGGCAGACGCTGGATCGCATGCCTGGTGCTTTGGCCCGGAATCACAACCTCCTCTGAGACACTGGGCTCCCCTAGGAAACAACAGTCCAGTTAAAGTCTACATCCtggatacattttaaataagGAAGAGTGGGTAAATATGCCAGTGTCTTGAGTTGTGGGGCTGCACTTGAAACCGGCTGTCCTTGTAACAAGCCCTTTGTGTGGCAAGTAGTTTAACAtttcagcttcctcctctgtaagaTTCCTTTTTCCTGAAGGAATTGTGTGAGGGTCAAATGAAATGGTATGTACATATCCTTTTCGAAATATCAACGCAAGCAAGGCAGGGCAGTATGTCTTTATTCTCATTATTAAAAGGTAAAAGGGTGGGTTTGAGTTAAGAGATGTATTATTTCCTGGTATgcagacactgtgtgtgtgtgtgtgtgtgtgtgtgt is part of the Mus pahari chromosome 13, PAHARI_EIJ_v1.1, whole genome shotgun sequence genome and encodes:
- the LOC110330939 gene encoding uncharacterized protein LOC110330939, whose translation is MRTPRTDPEERGCAAHGVVAPRPPPAVRAHTRGKVGVSRGPRRREKPPAAHCLFPRPRGSSPAVSQGAAVERAIGERRAPRERPSPPSLRSSSSRPSSAAGSQASAASIALPAAATARHCAPSPARRGHMLRPRSPRPLGPAPAPPGHHRAARRARLVHPGHFAPWLTRKQELAQDTVWDLPLPSPPLQEWPDLGLKTRVEAHLARGKKPRLSVTTFSGSSPGPGYQHKTVTRVTWTIKRFHPAQSKLSEWIWDS